From a region of the Zingiber officinale cultivar Zhangliang chromosome 4B, Zo_v1.1, whole genome shotgun sequence genome:
- the LOC121978175 gene encoding uncharacterized protein LOC121978175: MDVEDKLALPGSDHVKKKKGVLRDLVWVLDTGSPKAKEVALREIVNLYVVSPSMAMVDHLVVSGYLDRALLLLWGGKVCVQEHVLKAVSCLGGVSKAVKKAMGDLRFIPELVRLLEARSLQVREMTAEALTGMISVHKNRKLFVKEEENLSWLLNPEEKSATKKFLVATLVTLTDSMSVWWRIAMSSYVNHLEKLAEIDVMNSKKVIKKLLSANRLRSMFTEIWSSLFLRFTITAIDS; the protein is encoded by the coding sequence ATGGATGTGGAAGACAAGCTCGCATTGCCTGGCAGCGACcacgtgaagaagaagaagggtgtGCTCCGAGATCTAGTTTGGGTGCTTGACACCGGCTCGCCCAAGGCGAAGGAGGTGGCACTACGGGAGATTGTGAACCTCTATGTCGTGTCGCCGAGCATGGCAATGGTCGACCACTTGGTGGTCTCTGGCTACCTCGATCGTGCTCTGCTCTTGCTATGGGGCGGCAAAGTGTGCGTCCAGGAGCATGTGCTGAAGGCAGTGTCGTGCCTCGGAGGCGTGTCGAAAGCTGTGAAGAAGGCAATGGGGGACTTGAGGTTCATCCCTGAGTTGGTGCGACTTCTTGAAGCGCGGTCGCTCCAAGTGCGTGAGATGACAGCGGAGGCGCTCACCGGCATGATATCGGTCCACAAGAACCGAAAACTATTTgtgaaagaggaagagaacctgaGCTGGCTGCTGAACCCGGAGGAGAAGTCAGCGACGAAGAAATTTCTAGTGGCAACACTCGTGACCTTAACTGACAGCATGAGTGTGTGGTGGAGGATTGCGATGTCGAGCTACGTCAACCACTTGGAGAAGCTGGCGGAGATAGACGTGATGAACTCGAAGAAGGTCATCAAGAAGTTGTTGTCAGCCAACAGATTAAGGAGCATGTTCACCGAAATTTGGAGCTCATTATTCCTTCGATTCACCAT